Proteins found in one Pseudochaenichthys georgianus chromosome 13, fPseGeo1.2, whole genome shotgun sequence genomic segment:
- the ppm1na gene encoding protein phosphatase, Mg2+/Mn2+ dependent, 1Na (putative) isoform X2 — protein sequence MRMARRASNVEVPSFLRQLAKETEKMVTFFFKGGPKETGAEEEDSFDEDGSMLSPYLDRPILEKHVSEGGSKLGVNYAMANMQGWRSQMEDAHTCKPQLEGELTEWGYFAVFDGHAGTTVAKYCSTNLLGHILATGGIKANEDPEQVKEGIREGFLEIDRHMHKMARQDNWDHSGSTAAVVLTSPRHIYFINCGDSRTLLCRKGQVVFYTEDHKPFNPREKERIQNAGGSVTLQRVNGSLAVSRALGDFDFKEVDWRPQTEQLVSPEPEVYELERTPEDQFLILACDGVWDAIGNEELCAFVHSRLQVNNDLKDICSQVIDLCLYKVTEEALQQEAELEKHIDMKVEEIVQMMKSKDDEPDLLYVIKFLAAQEIPGLPPGGGITSKRDCIISSYQKHAMTIRSQEPMDTEGSEEDLN from the exons ATGAGGATGGCCCGGCGGGCGAGCAATGTGGAGGTGCCCTCCTTCCTCCGCCAGCTGGCCAAAGAGACAGAGAAGATGGTCACCTTTTTCTTCAAAGGGGGCCCCAAGGAAACAGGCGCTGAGGAGGAGGACAGTTTTGATGAAGACGGCTCAATGCTTAGCCCATACCTGGATCGACCCATCTTGGAGAAGCATGTGTCAGAGGGGGGATCTAAGTTGGGGGTGAACTACGCTATGGCCAACATGCAGGGCTGGAGGTCCCAGATGGAGGATGCCCACACTTGCAAGCCCCAGCTGGAAGGAGAGCTGACAGAGTGGGGTTACTTTGCTGTTTTTGATGGACATGCAGGCACCACAGTGGCAAAGTACTGCTCCACGAACCTGCTGGGACACATCCTGGCAACAG GAGGGATCAAAGCCAACGAGGACCCTGAGCAGGTGAAGGAGGGCATCCGTGAAGGCTTCCTGGAAATTGATCGACACATGCACAAAATGGCTCGCCAGGACAACTGGGACCACAGTGGCTCCACTGCAGCAGTGGTCCTGACTTCACCACGCCACATTTACTTTATCAACTGTGGGGACTCCCGTACCTTGCTCTGCCGTAAAGGCCAGGTGGTCTTCTATACAGAGGACCACAAGCCGTTCAACCCCAGAGAAAAGGAGCGCATCCAGAACGCTGGAGGCTCCGTGACCCTGCAAAGAGTCAACGGCTCGCTGGCCGTCTCCAGAGCTCTGGGGGATTTTGACTTCAAGGAAGTGGACTGGAGGCCGCAGACAGAGCAGCTAGTGTCTCCGGAGCCAGAAGTGTACGAGCTGGAGAGGACGCCCGAAGACCAGTTCCTGATTCTAGCATGTGACGGTGTGTGGGACGCCATTGGTAACGAGGAACTGTGTGCCTTTGTGCACAGCCGTCTGCAGGTGAACAATGACCTGAAGGACATTTGCAGCCAAGTCATTGACCTCTGTCTCTATAAG GTGACAGAGGAGGCGCTCCAGcaggaggcagagctggagaaaCATATTGATATGAAAGTGGAAG AAATAGTCCAGATGATGAAGTCCAAAGATGATGAACCTGACCTTTTGTATGTGATCAAGTTTCTGGCTGCCCAAGAGATTCCCGGGCTCCCACCAGGTGGAGGCATCACCAGCAA GCGAGACTGCATCATCTCTTCATATCAGAAACACGCCATGACTATCAGATCCCAGGAGCCTATG GACACCGAAGGATCAGAGGAAGACTTAAACTAA
- the ppm1na gene encoding protein phosphatase, Mg2+/Mn2+ dependent, 1Na (putative) isoform X1 — protein sequence MRMARRASNVEVPSFLRQLAKETEKMVTFFFKGGPKETGAEEEDSFDEDGSMLSPYLDRPILEKHVSEGGSKLGVNYAMANMQGWRSQMEDAHTCKPQLEGELTEWGYFAVFDGHAGTTVAKYCSTNLLGHILATGGIKANEDPEQVKEGIREGFLEIDRHMHKMARQDNWDHSGSTAAVVLTSPRHIYFINCGDSRTLLCRKGQVVFYTEDHKPFNPREKERIQNAGGSVTLQRVNGSLAVSRALGDFDFKEVDWRPQTEQLVSPEPEVYELERTPEDQFLILACDGVWDAIGNEELCAFVHSRLQVNNDLKDICSQVIDLCLYKGSLDNISIIIVCFSGSPKVTEEALQQEAELEKHIDMKVEEIVQMMKSKDDEPDLLYVIKFLAAQEIPGLPPGGGITSKRDCIISSYQKHAMTIRSQEPMDTEGSEEDLN from the exons ATGAGGATGGCCCGGCGGGCGAGCAATGTGGAGGTGCCCTCCTTCCTCCGCCAGCTGGCCAAAGAGACAGAGAAGATGGTCACCTTTTTCTTCAAAGGGGGCCCCAAGGAAACAGGCGCTGAGGAGGAGGACAGTTTTGATGAAGACGGCTCAATGCTTAGCCCATACCTGGATCGACCCATCTTGGAGAAGCATGTGTCAGAGGGGGGATCTAAGTTGGGGGTGAACTACGCTATGGCCAACATGCAGGGCTGGAGGTCCCAGATGGAGGATGCCCACACTTGCAAGCCCCAGCTGGAAGGAGAGCTGACAGAGTGGGGTTACTTTGCTGTTTTTGATGGACATGCAGGCACCACAGTGGCAAAGTACTGCTCCACGAACCTGCTGGGACACATCCTGGCAACAG GAGGGATCAAAGCCAACGAGGACCCTGAGCAGGTGAAGGAGGGCATCCGTGAAGGCTTCCTGGAAATTGATCGACACATGCACAAAATGGCTCGCCAGGACAACTGGGACCACAGTGGCTCCACTGCAGCAGTGGTCCTGACTTCACCACGCCACATTTACTTTATCAACTGTGGGGACTCCCGTACCTTGCTCTGCCGTAAAGGCCAGGTGGTCTTCTATACAGAGGACCACAAGCCGTTCAACCCCAGAGAAAAGGAGCGCATCCAGAACGCTGGAGGCTCCGTGACCCTGCAAAGAGTCAACGGCTCGCTGGCCGTCTCCAGAGCTCTGGGGGATTTTGACTTCAAGGAAGTGGACTGGAGGCCGCAGACAGAGCAGCTAGTGTCTCCGGAGCCAGAAGTGTACGAGCTGGAGAGGACGCCCGAAGACCAGTTCCTGATTCTAGCATGTGACGGTGTGTGGGACGCCATTGGTAACGAGGAACTGTGTGCCTTTGTGCACAGCCGTCTGCAGGTGAACAATGACCTGAAGGACATTTGCAGCCAAGTCATTGACCTCTGTCTCTATAAG GGCAGCTTGGATAACATAAGCATCATCATCGTCTGCTTCTCTGGCTCCCCCAAGGTGACAGAGGAGGCGCTCCAGcaggaggcagagctggagaaaCATATTGATATGAAAGTGGAAG AAATAGTCCAGATGATGAAGTCCAAAGATGATGAACCTGACCTTTTGTATGTGATCAAGTTTCTGGCTGCCCAAGAGATTCCCGGGCTCCCACCAGGTGGAGGCATCACCAGCAA GCGAGACTGCATCATCTCTTCATATCAGAAACACGCCATGACTATCAGATCCCAGGAGCCTATG GACACCGAAGGATCAGAGGAAGACTTAAACTAA
- the LOC139434980 gene encoding uncharacterized protein has product MTEVYLLFYQATLPVFSTFNLLLQREKSSIFLLHDEIRSFIRKLLSKFLKPAALQHQELHDILYKDPSHQLPGEKLVIGFTTRGTLNRLLDAGDITPQQVQRFQQAAVAFLVGAVESAMKKPPMREPLIKHAMSLDVQQRAECGVEDALYFVHRFPELLPYNGPDERDKLGEEFLEYQSMDIAMPEDPATFDIENFWGNMASMKNKVTGMSRFGRLSRIAKLVLVLPHPNADAERVFSVVGLNKTKTRNSLALDGTLSSIMTVKMTNLEPQCFKWEPPPSVIKASKSATNTYNMRHVM; this is encoded by the exons ATGACAGAGGTGTACCTGCTGTTCTATCAAGCAACGTTGCCAGTCTTCTCCACCTTCAAcctcctcctccagagagagaaGTCCTCCATCTTCCTTCTACATGATGAG ATACGGAGTTTCATCCGCAAGTTGCTTTCGAAGTTTCTGAAACCTGCAGCACTGCAGCACCAGGAATTGCATGACATCCTCTATAAGGACCCATCACACCAACTGCCAG GAGAAAAGCTGGTGATCGGCTTCACTACTCGAGGTACACTCAACAGGCTCCTTGATGCAGGAGACATTACACCGCAGCAAGTGCAGAGGTTCCAGCAGGCAGCAGTGGCGTTTCTGGTGGGGGCTGTGGAGTCTGCCATGAAGAAACCCCCCATGAGAGAGCCCCTCATAAAACATGCCATGTCTCTGGATGTCCAGCAGAGGGCAGAGTGTGGAGTGGAAGACGCCTTGTACTTTGTCCACAG gtTTCCTGAACTTCTCCCATACAACGGACCTGATGAGCGTGACAAACTGGGTGAGGAGTTTCTGGAATACCAATCCATGGACATTGCCATGCccgaagacccagccacgttcgaCATAGAGAACTTTTGGGGGAACATGGCATCAATGAAGAATAAG GTGACCGGGATGAGCAGATTTGGGAGGCTCTCTCGTATTGCCAAGTTGGTGTTGGTACTTCCACATCCAAATGCTGATGCTGAACGAGTGTTCTCTGTGGTGGGACTGAACAAAACCAAAACTCGAAACAGTTTGGCTCTTGATGGAACTCTGTCATCCATCATGACTGTGAAGATGACAAACCTTGAGCCACAGTGTTTCAAATGGGAgccccctccctctgtcatCAAGGCATCAAAATCAGCCACAAACACCTACAACATGAGACATGTcatgtaa